One sulfur-oxidizing endosymbiont of Gigantopelta aegis genomic region harbors:
- a CDS encoding SPOR domain-containing protein, producing the protein MPQLDRLGLRENPFKKNTDQRYFYADKSRAQILESTEHLIEYSSNFQVIIGAQGVGKSQLMEAIANKIDNNWRIAKVNNADQYDTLSLIQAILDAFGAVDNNHSELLEVLEAQLAEINQLGFKPVLLLDSAQALSIDSLRFLIQLSQQKQDDEPYINIVLFATEDVTDSLQSSELRDFRENIHIATLLAFDKEGVSGYLRHKMAVAGFDRESPFTPRIIDSIFNDSLGLPEKINLFADKFLTSSGKAENYILDTDSSSTAVETQQSEAEAPFELDIDEAMAELSDDLGTTDLGTIDLGTTDLGTTELDPIELENQFDSDNEADFSQQLDDLGLSNPSEANNDNLMDSFADDEFQGHRSDRAEEQLSRLAEKFEEIEQLDEQSNDNFLNDLDDNKHQIDSQSIEEPPSSGLPKFIIPIAVIGLLIVAVLVINSVFKDTGEMDSLADKQEKIELLPLELPPQQGDLISKEEKAVNEIKTPAIQPGPMVAEVDNKPELESKSELLVVEAAVEKIPTSSDTVVPPATNADEKMLTTPITAPITAPAVAAKEEQATAIITAKVTQVEPEPLIGSNSRQYLTIKGTQFTPDTLLVVTWGSNKKDFSAQLTPKQWQYINQTTIKLHLSTGIEEQQWQVSARNTAGAESPAVSFDVVRPYISKNALERVSPNPLKGSNKRQKIAIMGQGLTKQTVFEVKWAKNNKQFSSRLTPSQFEFVNSQQINLFLTTGTKERTWSVSFVGKGTKNSKVEFQVVKKLPAKALAAKALAVKDKPIVKAKFKDINWLKQQADEHYTLQLFGSYNKQAIDELVSKHALQGDMLRFASQRDGKTWYTLTYGNYASKQDATQAITGLAPELAQPAPWIRSMASIKESLQLKSLSVKSVAAKSEPVKSTPVKPAIVKSKAKDEAWIWTQNPAEYTVQLIALSSEQAIKDYIRKTGIQSEAVYFKTIRNKKALYVLLYGHYLDKQSADQAAGKLTTKISGSKPWVRSFSTVHEMMDNR; encoded by the coding sequence GTGCCACAACTGGATAGATTAGGCTTAAGAGAAAATCCTTTCAAAAAAAATACCGATCAACGTTATTTTTATGCCGATAAAAGCCGTGCACAAATACTGGAATCAACTGAGCATTTGATTGAATACTCAAGTAATTTTCAGGTCATTATTGGTGCTCAAGGCGTAGGCAAAAGCCAACTCATGGAAGCTATCGCGAATAAGATTGATAATAATTGGCGTATAGCAAAAGTGAATAATGCTGATCAATACGATACCCTTTCTTTGATTCAAGCCATACTCGATGCCTTTGGTGCTGTTGATAATAATCACTCAGAACTGCTTGAAGTGTTGGAAGCTCAATTAGCTGAAATCAATCAGCTTGGTTTTAAGCCGGTCTTATTACTCGACAGCGCTCAAGCACTTTCTATTGATTCTTTGCGTTTTTTAATTCAATTATCACAGCAAAAACAAGACGATGAGCCCTATATTAATATTGTTTTATTTGCCACTGAAGACGTGACTGATTCGCTACAAAGCTCGGAACTTAGAGATTTTAGAGAAAATATCCATATTGCCACCTTGCTTGCCTTTGATAAAGAAGGGGTGTCAGGTTATTTAAGGCATAAAATGGCTGTAGCAGGCTTTGATCGCGAGTCACCTTTTACGCCCCGTATTATCGATAGTATTTTTAATGACTCACTGGGCTTGCCAGAAAAAATTAATCTTTTTGCAGACAAGTTTTTAACTTCTAGTGGTAAAGCAGAAAATTATATTTTAGATACAGACAGTTCATCAACAGCAGTAGAAACTCAACAAAGCGAAGCTGAAGCACCTTTTGAACTCGATATTGATGAAGCAATGGCAGAGCTTTCTGATGATCTCGGTACAACAGATCTCGGTACAATAGATCTCGGTACTACAGATCTCGGTACAACAGAACTCGATCCTATTGAACTAGAGAATCAGTTTGACTCTGATAATGAGGCAGATTTTAGTCAGCAATTAGATGACTTAGGCTTATCTAATCCCTCCGAAGCAAATAATGATAACTTAATGGACTCATTTGCGGATGATGAATTTCAGGGGCATCGGAGTGATCGGGCTGAAGAACAATTGAGCCGTCTAGCAGAAAAATTTGAAGAAATTGAACAGCTGGATGAACAATCCAATGATAACTTTTTAAATGATCTCGATGATAATAAGCATCAGATTGACAGCCAAAGTATAGAAGAGCCACCCAGCTCAGGCTTGCCTAAATTTATTATCCCCATTGCCGTGATTGGTTTATTAATTGTTGCAGTGCTGGTGATTAATAGTGTCTTTAAAGACACGGGTGAAATGGATTCTTTGGCGGATAAACAAGAGAAAATAGAATTATTACCTTTGGAACTCCCACCTCAACAAGGTGATTTGATTAGCAAAGAAGAAAAAGCCGTAAACGAAATTAAAACTCCCGCCATTCAGCCTGGGCCTATGGTAGCTGAGGTGGACAATAAGCCAGAGCTTGAAAGCAAGTCTGAGCTATTAGTCGTTGAAGCAGCCGTTGAGAAAATACCTACTAGCTCTGATACAGTAGTACCTCCGGCTACAAATGCGGATGAAAAAATGCTAACTACACCTATTACAGCGCCTATTACAGCGCCTGCTGTAGCTGCCAAGGAAGAGCAAGCCACTGCCATCATTACGGCTAAAGTGACACAGGTTGAGCCTGAGCCACTTATTGGCTCAAATAGCCGTCAATACTTGACCATCAAGGGGACTCAGTTTACTCCGGATACGCTATTGGTCGTGACCTGGGGAAGCAATAAAAAAGACTTTTCAGCACAACTAACACCCAAGCAATGGCAATACATTAATCAAACGACCATTAAGTTGCATTTGAGCACGGGAATAGAAGAACAACAATGGCAAGTTAGCGCTCGAAATACCGCCGGGGCTGAGTCGCCGGCGGTGAGTTTTGATGTGGTACGGCCTTATATTTCTAAAAATGCCCTGGAACGCGTTTCACCCAATCCCCTAAAAGGCAGTAATAAGCGCCAGAAAATAGCGATTATGGGACAGGGTTTAACTAAGCAAACCGTGTTTGAAGTTAAGTGGGCTAAGAATAATAAGCAGTTCTCGTCACGTTTAACGCCCAGCCAATTTGAGTTTGTTAATAGCCAGCAAATTAACCTATTCCTCACAACCGGCACAAAAGAGCGTACCTGGTCGGTGTCTTTCGTGGGCAAGGGGACTAAAAATAGCAAAGTTGAGTTTCAGGTGGTTAAAAAACTCCCTGCTAAAGCATTGGCTGCTAAAGCGCTGGCAGTTAAAGATAAGCCAATTGTGAAGGCGAAATTTAAAGACATTAATTGGCTGAAGCAACAAGCGGATGAGCATTACACATTACAACTTTTTGGTTCATACAATAAACAGGCCATTGATGAACTGGTGAGCAAGCATGCACTGCAAGGTGATATGTTGCGTTTTGCCAGTCAGCGTGATGGTAAAACCTGGTACACCCTGACCTATGGCAATTATGCTTCCAAACAGGATGCGACCCAAGCCATTACGGGTCTTGCTCCAGAGTTAGCACAGCCTGCACCCTGGATTAGAAGCATGGCGAGCATCAAAGAGAGTTTACAGCTGAAATCACTATCGGTGAAATCTGTTGCAGCAAAATCTGAGCCTGTTAAATCAACCCCAGTTAAACCTGCTATCGTGAAATCTAAAGCCAAGGATGAAGCCTGGATTTGGACTCAAAACCCGGCGGAATATACCGTGCAATTAATTGCACTGAGTAGCGAGCAGGCTATTAAGGATTATATTCGTAAGACAGGCATTCAATCCGAAGCCGTTTATTTTAAAACTATTCGCAATAAAAAAGCACTTTATGTACTGCTTTATGGCCATTATTTGGATAAGCAATCAGCTGACCAAGCGGCAGGGAAACTGACCACAAAAATTAGCGGCAGTAAGCCCTGGGTACGTAGTTTTTCGACTGTCCATGAGATGATGGACAACAGATGA
- the gltB gene encoding glutamate synthase large subunit, whose protein sequence is MPAFEAPKSMFSPQSFAASDPLRNDHTQSIQQSPKPYLPEALQDTLYRPAFEKDNCGFGLIAHMDGASSHWLVERAIEALARLTHRGAISADGKTGDGCGLLLQTPDSLMRAVAQEQDIKLAEDYAVGVVFLSQDNAEADKARSQLNQEIQAEGLEVAGWRVVPVDKSACGDEALLSLPQIEHIFVNPAAGMDTVTFDRHLYIARRRAEKALQGNDDVFYIPSMSSQVISYKGLVMPEFLPAFYKDLNDPRMASGMCVFHQRFSTNTWPQWRLAQPFRYLAHNGEINTIQGNRNWSVARGHKFSTPLIPNMDDIRPLVSMSGSDSNSMDNMLEALLAGGMDIFRAMRLLIPPAWQNVDTMDADLKAFYEYNSMHMEAWDGPAGVVMTDGRYAACTLDRNGLRPARYVITKNTQGDGGIADATYSDCVITLASETGVYVYDEADVISKGRLKPGQMLAADTRTGELLLPDDVDQHLKTQNPYKDWLKKGIKNLKSELLEPSNIVGCMVDETYRIYEKQFQITNEEKEYVIKVLAENAAEAIGSMGDDTPMAVLSSRVRPFYDYFRQQFAQVTNPPIDPIRESIVMSLETCLGAEKNLFAETASHAERLIIDSPVLSCAKYENLLNIDDDNYAHEIIDLNFSPEQSLKEALSNICQQTEVAINKGKVVIILDDSHLAKDKITLHALMATGAVHHHLIAKGLRCDANIVVKTGTARDPHHFATLIGYGASAVYPYMAYETLAKLISSNEITDSSIGNVTKAYRKGINKGLYKVMSKMGISTIASYRGSQLFEAIGVDEEVTEMCFKGTTSRIAGAGFSDFDSDQRFLNKVAWNPRKNNDHGGIYRYVHGGEYHAYNPDVVMYMQQAVQSGDYSAYKKYADEVNNRPIATLRDLLKLRDDIEPIDIDDVEPVENMFSRFDSAAMSLGALSPEAHETLAEAMNRLGARSNSGEGGEDPARFNTLKVSKIKQIASGRFGVTPHYLVNAEVLQIKVAQGAKPGEGGQLPGHKVDENIAKQRYSVPGVTLISPPPHHDIYSIEDLSQLIYDLKQVNPKALVSVKLVSEPGVGTIAAGVAKAYADLITIAGYDGGTAASPLASVKYAGSPWELGLSETQQALCANDLRGKIRLQTDGGLKTGLDIVKAAILGAESFGFGTAPMIAMGCKYLRICHLNTCAMGVATQNNILRKKHFIGKVEMVMNYFKFVAQETREWMASLGVSKLEDLIGRTDLLEIIEGKTARQSRLDLSPLLKTVDDQSKPRFCIEPSNSPYDKGEKAEQMVAATLSAIENKSGGIFEFDVQNIDRSIGARLSGEIAQRHGNLGMSDAPITIKMKGSAGQSLGVWNAGGLHLELEGDANDYVGKGMAGGRIVINQACGTSFKSNETTIIGNTCLYGATGGSLLAAGLAGERFGVRNSGAHAVVEGIGDHGCEYMTGGVITVLGDTGLNFGAGMTGGFAYVLDQDNQFVDRYNHELIDINRIGNEQMEAHRHYLKGKIAEFVQATGSEWGQYILDNFVDMSGKFWLVKPKAASIDSLLETLSNEAA, encoded by the coding sequence ATGCCAGCATTTGAAGCACCAAAATCCATGTTTTCACCACAGTCTTTTGCGGCCAGTGATCCATTGCGAAATGATCATACCCAAAGCATCCAACAGTCACCTAAACCCTATTTGCCTGAAGCCTTGCAAGATACCCTCTATCGACCTGCTTTTGAGAAAGATAATTGTGGTTTTGGTCTTATCGCTCACATGGATGGCGCTAGTAGTCATTGGTTAGTGGAACGAGCAATTGAAGCCCTAGCACGATTGACTCACCGTGGTGCAATTTCAGCCGATGGTAAAACCGGTGATGGCTGTGGCTTATTATTGCAAACACCTGATAGCTTGATGCGTGCCGTGGCACAAGAACAAGACATTAAACTGGCTGAAGACTATGCCGTGGGTGTTGTTTTCCTGAGTCAGGATAATGCAGAAGCAGACAAGGCTAGAAGCCAACTGAACCAAGAAATTCAGGCCGAAGGCCTTGAGGTAGCAGGCTGGCGTGTCGTTCCCGTGGATAAATCAGCCTGTGGTGATGAAGCATTGCTTTCCTTACCACAAATTGAACATATATTTGTTAATCCTGCTGCAGGCATGGATACCGTTACTTTTGATCGCCATCTCTATATCGCTCGCCGCCGTGCTGAAAAAGCATTGCAGGGCAATGATGATGTGTTCTATATCCCTTCAATGAGTTCTCAGGTGATTTCCTACAAAGGCTTAGTGATGCCTGAGTTCTTGCCAGCATTCTATAAAGATTTGAATGACCCGCGCATGGCATCTGGTATGTGTGTTTTCCATCAGCGCTTCTCGACTAACACCTGGCCACAATGGCGCTTGGCTCAGCCATTTCGCTATTTGGCGCACAATGGTGAAATCAATACCATCCAGGGTAATCGCAACTGGTCTGTGGCACGTGGTCATAAGTTTTCCACGCCTTTGATTCCCAATATGGACGATATTCGTCCCTTGGTATCTATGAGCGGTTCAGACTCCAATAGCATGGATAATATGCTCGAAGCCTTATTGGCCGGTGGCATGGATATATTCCGTGCTATGCGTTTGTTGATCCCACCTGCCTGGCAGAATGTCGATACCATGGATGCTGATTTAAAAGCCTTCTATGAATACAATTCCATGCACATGGAAGCCTGGGATGGTCCTGCCGGTGTGGTGATGACGGATGGTCGTTATGCTGCCTGCACATTGGATAGAAATGGTCTGCGTCCGGCGCGTTATGTGATCACTAAAAACACCCAGGGTGATGGTGGCATTGCTGATGCGACTTATTCTGATTGTGTTATAACACTGGCATCTGAAACGGGTGTCTATGTTTATGATGAAGCGGATGTGATCAGCAAGGGGCGCTTAAAGCCGGGACAAATGCTGGCTGCAGATACCCGCACGGGGGAATTATTATTACCAGATGATGTTGATCAGCATCTGAAAACACAGAATCCATATAAAGATTGGCTGAAAAAAGGCATTAAAAACCTTAAATCTGAATTGCTTGAGCCTTCAAATATTGTTGGCTGCATGGTTGACGAGACTTATCGTATCTACGAAAAGCAGTTTCAAATTACCAATGAAGAAAAAGAATATGTCATCAAAGTGCTGGCAGAAAATGCGGCAGAAGCCATTGGCTCCATGGGTGATGATACCCCGATGGCCGTACTTTCCAGTCGTGTCAGACCTTTTTATGATTATTTCCGTCAGCAATTTGCCCAAGTGACCAATCCACCGATTGATCCGATTCGTGAAAGCATCGTTATGTCTCTGGAAACTTGTTTGGGTGCGGAAAAGAATTTATTTGCTGAAACTGCCAGCCATGCTGAGCGTTTGATTATTGATTCCCCGGTTTTATCCTGTGCTAAATATGAAAACCTGTTGAACATTGATGATGATAATTATGCACATGAAATCATTGATCTTAATTTTTCACCTGAGCAAAGCCTCAAAGAAGCATTAAGCAATATCTGTCAACAAACAGAAGTGGCGATAAACAAGGGTAAGGTGGTTATTATCTTAGATGATAGTCATCTCGCCAAAGATAAAATCACTCTGCATGCACTTATGGCAACGGGTGCGGTACATCATCACCTGATTGCTAAAGGTTTACGCTGTGATGCCAATATCGTAGTCAAAACCGGTACGGCGCGTGATCCGCATCATTTTGCCACCCTGATTGGTTATGGTGCATCAGCGGTTTATCCGTATATGGCCTATGAAACGCTGGCGAAATTGATCAGCAGTAATGAAATTACTGATAGCAGTATTGGTAATGTTACCAAGGCCTACCGCAAGGGTATTAACAAAGGCTTGTATAAAGTGATGTCAAAAATGGGCATCTCAACCATTGCCAGTTATCGTGGTTCACAATTATTTGAAGCCATTGGTGTTGATGAAGAAGTCACCGAAATGTGCTTTAAGGGTACAACGAGCCGTATTGCGGGTGCTGGTTTCAGTGATTTTGATTCCGATCAGCGCTTCTTAAATAAAGTTGCCTGGAATCCTCGCAAGAATAATGACCATGGTGGTATCTATCGCTATGTACATGGGGGTGAATACCATGCTTATAATCCCGACGTCGTTATGTATATGCAACAAGCAGTACAGTCCGGTGATTATAGTGCCTATAAAAAATATGCCGATGAAGTGAATAATCGTCCTATTGCTACCCTGCGTGATTTATTAAAATTGCGTGACGACATCGAGCCTATCGATATTGATGATGTCGAGCCAGTGGAAAATATGTTCTCGCGTTTTGATAGTGCTGCCATGTCACTTGGAGCCCTATCGCCTGAAGCCCATGAAACACTTGCCGAAGCGATGAACCGTTTAGGCGCACGCTCTAATTCTGGTGAGGGTGGTGAAGATCCAGCTCGTTTTAATACTTTAAAAGTATCAAAGATCAAGCAAATTGCCTCGGGTCGTTTTGGCGTGACACCACACTATCTAGTCAATGCAGAAGTATTGCAGATCAAAGTCGCACAGGGTGCCAAGCCCGGCGAAGGTGGTCAGTTGCCCGGTCATAAGGTCGATGAAAATATTGCCAAACAGCGTTATTCAGTACCGGGTGTGACCTTAATTTCACCGCCACCTCACCATGATATTTATTCAATTGAAGATTTATCACAATTGATTTATGACCTAAAACAAGTCAACCCAAAGGCTTTAGTATCAGTTAAGTTGGTGTCAGAACCCGGTGTCGGCACGATTGCTGCCGGTGTCGCAAAAGCCTATGCCGACCTAATTACCATTGCCGGTTATGATGGTGGTACTGCGGCCAGCCCTCTGGCCTCGGTCAAATATGCCGGTTCACCCTGGGAATTAGGCCTGAGTGAAACCCAGCAAGCGCTTTGTGCTAATGACTTGCGTGGTAAAATTCGCCTACAAACAGACGGGGGTTTAAAAACCGGTCTGGATATTGTTAAAGCGGCCATTTTAGGCGCTGAAAGTTTTGGCTTTGGTACTGCGCCGATGATTGCTATGGGGTGTAAATACCTGCGTATCTGTCACCTGAATACCTGTGCCATGGGAGTTGCGACTCAGAACAATATACTGCGTAAGAAACACTTTATCGGCAAAGTCGAAATGGTTATGAACTATTTCAAATTTGTCGCGCAGGAAACCCGTGAGTGGATGGCATCATTAGGGGTCAGCAAACTAGAAGACTTAATTGGCCGTACCGACTTACTGGAAATTATTGAAGGTAAAACGGCACGTCAGTCACGTTTAGATTTATCGCCCTTATTAAAAACAGTCGATGATCAAAGCAAGCCAAGATTTTGCATTGAACCCAGTAATAGCCCTTATGATAAGGGTGAAAAAGCCGAACAAATGGTTGCTGCTACCTTGTCTGCGATTGAAAACAAGTCCGGTGGCATATTCGAGTTTGATGTACAGAACATTGACCGCTCTATCGGTGCGCGTTTATCCGGTGAAATCGCCCAGCGTCATGGCAACTTGGGCATGAGTGATGCCCCCATCACCATTAAGATGAAAGGTTCTGCGGGTCAGAGTTTGGGTGTCTGGAATGCTGGTGGCCTGCATCTTGAACTCGAAGGTGATGCCAACGATTATGTCGGCAAGGGCATGGCGGGTGGTCGCATAGTGATCAATCAGGCCTGTGGTACAAGCTTCAAGAGTAATGAAACCACCATCATTGGTAATACCTGTCTCTATGGTGCGACCGGCGGTTCACTATTAGCCGCAGGTCTGGCTGGTGAACGCTTTGGTGTGCGTAATTCTGGTGCCCATGCTGTTGTTGAAGGTATTGGCGATCATGGTTGTGAATACATGACCGGCGGTGTTATTACGGTCTTAGGTGATACCGGACTGAACTTTGGTGCCGGTATGACCGGTGGTTTTGCTTATGTGTTAGATCAGGACAATCAATTTGTTGATCGCTATAACCATGAGCTCATTGATATTAACCGTATCGGTAATGAACAGATGGAAGCACATCGTCATTATCTAAAAGGTAAGATTGCAGAATTTGTCCAGGCGACTGGCAGTGAATGGGGTCAATACATTCTAGATAATTTTGTAGATATGAGTGGCAAGTTCTGGTTGGTGAAGCCAAAAGCAGCATCAATTGATAGCCTATTAGAAACGCTTTCTAACGAAGCAGCTTGA
- a CDS encoding glutamate synthase subunit beta, with translation MGNIFQFMQVDRNDPNKKDSAVRIKEYKEIYEIFDQDKTSEQADRCLDCGNPYCEWKCPVHNYIPHWLRLAQEGKIIEAAELSHRTNSLPEICGRVCPQDRLCEGACTLNSDFGAVTIGSVERYITDTALAQGWRPDLSAVKDTGKKVAVIGAGPAGLACADVLVRNGVKPIVYDLHPEIGGLLMFGIPEFKLEKGVVKTRREVLEGMGVEFVLNTKVGDTDSEGNVSFQSLLDKYDAVFMGMGTYTSMTAGIAGEDLDGVHVALDFLVSNVKNCYDYDTDFISMKDKKVVVLGGGDTAMDCTRTSIRQDADQVFCAYRRDEVNMPGSKKEVLNAKEEGVQFLWNRQPVEIVGENGKVTGIKLITTALGEPDERGRSRPEPIPGSEEIVPADAVLIAFGFRPSPEKWFNDFTITQDERGRVIAPVEQEFKYQTQNPKVFAGGDMVRGSDLVVTAIDEGRQAAEGILDFLDV, from the coding sequence ATGGGTAATATATTCCAGTTTATGCAAGTTGATCGCAACGATCCGAACAAGAAAGACTCGGCCGTGCGTATCAAAGAATATAAAGAAATATACGAAATTTTTGATCAGGATAAAACCTCAGAACAGGCAGACCGCTGTTTGGATTGTGGCAATCCCTATTGTGAATGGAAATGCCCAGTTCACAATTATATCCCTCACTGGCTACGCTTAGCACAGGAAGGTAAGATCATCGAAGCGGCAGAATTGTCACATCGAACCAATTCACTACCAGAAATTTGTGGCCGAGTATGCCCACAAGATCGCCTATGTGAAGGTGCTTGCACTTTGAATAGTGATTTCGGTGCTGTTACCATTGGTTCAGTTGAACGTTATATTACCGATACAGCACTGGCACAAGGCTGGCGTCCAGACTTAAGTGCGGTTAAAGATACTGGTAAAAAAGTGGCTGTTATTGGCGCAGGTCCTGCAGGATTAGCTTGTGCTGATGTGTTGGTACGTAATGGTGTGAAGCCGATTGTTTATGATCTGCACCCAGAAATTGGTGGCTTGCTGATGTTTGGCATCCCTGAATTCAAGTTAGAAAAAGGCGTGGTTAAAACCCGTCGTGAAGTCCTTGAAGGCATGGGTGTTGAATTTGTACTGAACACCAAAGTCGGTGACACAGACTCTGAAGGCAATGTCAGCTTCCAAAGCTTATTGGACAAATATGATGCCGTCTTTATGGGCATGGGCACCTACACCTCGATGACTGCAGGTATAGCGGGTGAAGATTTAGACGGTGTTCATGTTGCATTAGATTTCTTAGTTTCTAATGTTAAAAACTGCTATGACTATGATACTGATTTTATCAGTATGAAAGATAAAAAAGTGGTGGTACTGGGTGGCGGTGATACTGCGATGGACTGTACGCGTACTTCCATCAGACAAGATGCCGATCAAGTTTTTTGTGCCTATCGTCGTGATGAAGTGAATATGCCGGGTTCGAAAAAAGAAGTGTTAAACGCCAAAGAAGAAGGCGTGCAGTTCTTATGGAATCGTCAGCCAGTGGAAATCGTTGGCGAAAATGGCAAGGTGACGGGCATTAAATTGATCACGACTGCATTGGGCGAGCCTGATGAACGTGGTCGCAGTCGTCCTGAGCCTATTCCCGGTTCAGAAGAAATTGTGCCCGCTGATGCCGTTCTGATTGCCTTTGGTTTCAGACCCAGCCCAGAAAAATGGTTTAATGATTTTACGATCACTCAGGATGAACGTGGCCGTGTCATTGCACCGGTGGAGCAAGAATTCAAATATCAAACCCAAAACCCGAAAGTATTTGCCGGTGGCGATATGGTGCGTGGCTCTGACTTAGTGGTCACCGCCATTGACGAAGGTCGTCAGGCTGCCGAAGGTATTCTGGATTTCTTAGACGTCTAA
- the hemE gene encoding uroporphyrinogen decarboxylase, with product MSELKNDRFLKALLRQPVDMTPVWMMRQAGRYLPEYRATREQAGSFMDLCMNADLACEVTLQPLERYALDAAILFSDILTIPDAMGLELRFAQGEGPKFDKPIRSAADVNALGIPDPEGELQYVMNAVRTIRKELDGRVPLIGFSGSPWTLATYMVEGGSTKEFGKVKGMMFDEPQTMHKLLDTLAQSVISYLNAQIAAGAQAVMVFDTWGGVLTPRDYKEFSLRYMEQIVAGVTRENDGRTVPIVLFSKGAGGWLEVMAETGCDALGVDWTLDMADARARVGDKVALQGNMDPSILYANPERIEQEVKIILESYGKGNGHVFNLGHGIHQHIDPENVGVFIDAVHEHSTQYHK from the coding sequence ATGAGTGAATTAAAGAACGATCGTTTTCTAAAAGCCCTTTTACGTCAACCGGTGGATATGACTCCGGTATGGATGATGCGTCAGGCAGGTCGTTATTTACCTGAATACCGTGCCACACGTGAGCAGGCCGGTAGTTTTATGGACTTGTGCATGAATGCTGATTTGGCCTGTGAAGTCACCCTACAACCCTTAGAACGCTATGCCTTAGATGCCGCTATTTTATTTTCTGATATCCTGACCATTCCTGATGCGATGGGCTTAGAATTACGTTTCGCACAAGGTGAAGGCCCCAAATTTGATAAGCCCATTCGTTCTGCTGCAGATGTCAATGCCTTAGGCATTCCTGATCCCGAAGGTGAATTACAATATGTGATGAACGCTGTACGCACGATTCGTAAAGAACTCGATGGACGTGTGCCTTTGATCGGTTTTTCCGGTAGCCCCTGGACATTAGCCACGTATATGGTGGAAGGGGGTTCAACCAAAGAATTCGGCAAAGTTAAAGGCATGATGTTTGATGAGCCACAAACCATGCATAAATTACTGGATACCCTCGCGCAATCAGTGATCAGTTATCTGAATGCGCAAATTGCTGCCGGTGCTCAGGCGGTAATGGTATTTGATACCTGGGGTGGTGTTTTGACGCCACGTGATTATAAAGAATTTTCCCTACGTTATATGGAGCAAATCGTCGCGGGTGTTACCCGTGAAAATGATGGCCGCACCGTACCTATCGTATTATTTTCTAAAGGTGCCGGTGGTTGGCTAGAAGTCATGGCTGAAACAGGCTGTGATGCTTTGGGTGTTGACTGGACGCTTGATATGGCCGATGCTCGTGCCCGCGTCGGTGACAAGGTTGCCCTACAGGGTAATATGGATCCCAGTATTTTATATGCTAATCCTGAGCGTATTGAGCAAGAAGTGAAAATTATTCTAGAAAGCTATGGTAAAGGTAATGGTCATGTCTTCAACTTAGGACATGGTATTCATCAGCATATTGACCCTGAAAATGTTGGCGTGTTTATTGATGCAGTACATGAGCATAGTACGCAGTATCATAAATAG
- a CDS encoding flagellar basal body-associated FliL family protein, which translates to MLNQYTSGSSIFKHSARFILLLMLAFVFTASAYAEEDEEVDDTKYYELSPPFVVNLQTSERRMRFLQVRLQVLGSPEAIEAVQLHNAPLRDIIITALSEQTRESVNTPKKKKALQEKVQTDVQTVLKELTGKKQIEGLYFTNFVIQ; encoded by the coding sequence ATGCTCAATCAATATACTTCAGGCTCCTCAATCTTTAAGCACTCAGCAAGGTTTATTTTGCTATTAATGCTTGCCTTTGTTTTTACTGCGTCTGCTTATGCAGAAGAAGACGAAGAAGTGGATGACACGAAATACTATGAGCTTTCACCACCATTTGTCGTCAACCTGCAAACCAGCGAACGTAGAATGCGTTTTTTACAGGTACGTTTACAAGTATTAGGCAGTCCAGAAGCCATTGAAGCCGTTCAACTGCATAATGCACCATTGCGAGACATCATTATTACGGCGCTTTCAGAGCAGACTAGGGAGAGCGTGAATACACCTAAGAAGAAAAAAGCACTACAAGAAAAAGTACAGACTGATGTTCAAACGGTGCTTAAAGAATTGACCGGGAAGAAACAAATAGAGGGGCTTTATTTTACTAATTTTGTGATTCAGTGA